From a single Bacillus gobiensis genomic region:
- the yidD gene encoding membrane protein insertion efficiency factor YidD, producing the protein MLIQLYQKTISPLTPPSCRFYPTCSNYGIEAIRTHGVIKGGWLTIKRILKCHPFHPGGVDPVPEKKK; encoded by the coding sequence ATGCTCATACAGCTGTATCAAAAAACAATTTCACCGCTTACTCCCCCAAGCTGCCGATTTTACCCGACATGCTCCAATTACGGTATTGAAGCGATTCGTACACACGGCGTGATCAAAGGAGGATGGCTGACGATTAAACGAATTCTAAAGTGCCATCCCTTTCATCCAGGCGGGGTCGATCCTGTGCCGGAAAAAAAGAAGTAA